In Lotus japonicus ecotype B-129 chromosome 5, LjGifu_v1.2, one genomic interval encodes:
- the LOC130716780 gene encoding probable polygalacturonase has translation MKRLSTSTLLDVFLVLALFSCCPWTVWSSSSCNQINLKEVRPHSVSITEFGAVGDGITLNTKAFQNAIFYLNSFSDKGGAKLFVPAGRWLTGSFDLISHLTLWLDKDAVILGSTNSDDWPVVDPLPSYGRGRELPGGRHRSLIYGRNLTDVIITGNNGTIDGQGSIWWSKFENKTLDYTRPHLVELMNSTEVLISNLTFLNSPFWTIHPVYCSHVTVQNVTILAPLSSPNTDGIDPDSSDDVCIEDCYISTGDDLISIKSGWDQYGISFGRPSTNIVIRRLVGKTTSAGIAIGSEMSGGVSEVHAEDIYIFDSRSAIRIKTSPGRGGYVRNVYISNMTLANIDIAIRFTGLYGEHPDEAYDPDALPLIERITIKDVIGENVKRAGLIQGIKGYDFVNICLSNISLNVSSKVPWNCSDVKGYSDLVSPEVCEPLKERIFPEHWSDCYKLPNQLKSSSDRSRGAWLRSW, from the exons ATGAAGAGACTTTCAACTTCAACT CTGCTGGATGTGTTTCTGGTACTTGCATTGTTCAGTTGTTGCCCATGGACAGTGTGGAGCAGCTCAAGCTGCAATCAGATAAACTTGAAGGAAGTTCGGCCGCATAGTGTTAGTATTACAGAATTTGGAGCAGTTGGCGATGGGATCACTCTCAATACCAAGGCATTTCAGAATGCCATCTTCTATCTCAATTCCTTTTCAGACAAAGGTGGAGCCAAGCTTTTTGTCCCAGCTGGCCGGTGGTTAACCGGAAGTTTTGATCTAATCAGCCACCTCACTTTGTGGTTAGACAAGGATGCTGTAATTCTTGGATCAACG AACTCTGATGATTGGCCAGTTGTGGATCCCCTACCATCATATGGTCGTGGAAGGGAGTTGCCGGGTGGAAGGCATAGAAGCCTCATTTACGGACGCAATTTGACTGATGTCATTATAACAG GTAATAATGGAACTATAGATGGTCAAGGGAGTATCTGGTGGAGCAAATTTGAGAATAAAACATTGGATTATACACGTCCTCATCTGGTTGAGTTGATGAATTCAACGGAGGTTCTCATTTCAAACTTAACCTTCTTGAATTCACCATTTTGGACTATTCATCCTGTATATTGCAG CCATGTTACAGTTCAGAATGTCACCATCCTTGCTCCTCTTAGTTCACCAAATACTGATGGGATTGATCCAG ATTCTTCGGACGATGTATGCATTGAAGACTGTTATATAAGCACCGGTGATGACCTGATTTCCATCAAAAGTGGATGGGATCAATATGGCATTTCATTTGGTCGACCTAGTACAAACATCGTCATCCGCAGGCTCGTTGGGAAAACTACGAGTGCAGGAATCGCTATCGGAAGTGAGATGTCTGGAGGTGTGTCAGAAGTCCATGCAGAagatatttatatttttgattCGCGCAGCGCAATCAGAATTAAGACTTCTCCTGGCAGGGGTGGTTATGTTAGAAATGTCTATATCTCTAACATGACCTTGGCTAATATAGATATTGCTATCAGGTTCACTGGTTTATATGGAGAACATCCAGATGAAGCTTATGACCCGGACGCCCTACCTCTAATTGAAAGAATTACTATCAAGGATGTGATAGGGGAAAATGTCAAACGCGCCGGCCTTATACAGGGCATAAAAGGTTATGACTTTGTCAATATCTGTCTATCCAACATTAGCCTTAATGTGAGCTCAAAAGTTCCATGGAACTGCTCTGACGTTAAAGGATACTCAGACTTGGTTTCGCCGGAAGTTTGTGAACCTCTCAAAGAGAGAATATTCCCTGAGCATTGGTCAGACTGTTACAAGCTGCCAAACCAGCTAAAGAGTTCAAGTGATAGAAGCAGAGGTGCTTGGTTGCGGTCTTGGTAA
- the LOC130716779 gene encoding protein S-acyltransferase 18, with the protein MRMRRHGWQRPLHPLQYVGIAIYTFLVVCFYTFLGLFLGNRTAEITLTLVFSFVAISVMFLFVRCTAIDPTDRTSFRKKKKKGKTNAVLKLNYGFVLGQIVIRFFRRVERKLLRTFIKRKYLDPLNTSSQIEPLLPFPLVMKDDDHALVPNLNEDDISFCPLCDFEVKKHSKHCRTCNRCVEGFDHHCRWLNNCVGKRNYTTFFLLMIFVLLMLIIEGGAAIAIFVRCFADKRGIEKELQRKLFVKFPREVLATICVLLLLFTAYGSAALGQLFFFHVVLIRKGMRTYDYILAMREVDQSMELESIDDSDFSSDESIDFDSPEKPTLMSRFLCKGQSENQSSPRLSIRIDNETESIKTKKFHVSINPWKLLKFTRDKALMAAEKARDRLLKEKQTGEHNSLRPLPLETKFGPLMNADKNMGNEGYGSTPFIAKGKLSVSPVSFSSPRRRFSAGSPNVFSSSMMVSPQHKYRSSFDLKLTGVSRELETHISGQVLCSVISKDGSEPSPR; encoded by the exons atgaGAATGAGACGCCATGGATGGCAACGTCCTCTTCACCCTTTACAGTATGTGGGCATTGCAATCTACACTTTCCTCGTGGTTTGTTTCTACACTTTCCTCGGACTCTTCCTCGGAAACCGAACCGCCGAGATAACACTCACCCTCGTATTCTCCTTCGTG GCAATTTCTGTTATGTTTCTGTTTGTGAGGTGCACTGCGATTGATCCAACAGACAGAACTAGCttcaggaagaagaagaagaaaggaaaaaccAATGCGGTTTTGAAGCTGAACTATGGGTTTGTTCTGGGTCAGATTGTGATTAGGTTTTTCAGGAGGGTGGAGAGGAAGCTGCTTAGGACGTTTATTAAGAGGAAGTATCTTGATCCCTTGAACACAAGCTCCCAGATTGAGCCTCTGCTGCCTTTCCCACTAGTTATGAAAGATGATGATCATGCTCTTGTCCCTAATCTTAATGAGGATGATATCTCATTTTGCCCACTTTGTGATTTCGAG GTGAAAAAGCATAGTAAGCACTGCAGGACCTGCAATCGCTGCGTGGAAGGGTTTGATCACCATTGCAGG TGGTTGAATAACTGTGTGGGGAAAAGGAACTACACGACGTTCTTTCTTCTGATGATTTTCGTCCTGTTAATG CTTATCATTGAAGGAGGGGCTGCAATTGCTATATTTGTCAGGTGCTTTGCAGATAAAAGAGGAATAGAAAAAGAGCTTCAGAGGAAGCTTTTTGTGAAGTTTCCAAGAGAAGTTCTTGCTACCATATGT GTATTGCTTCTCTTATTTACAGCTTATGGCTCAGCTGCACTGGGGCAGCTTTTCTTCTTTCACGTGGTCCTGATAAGAAAG GGGATGAGGACCTATGACTATATTTTGGCGATGAGAGAAGTGGATCAATCCATGGAATTGGAATCAATTGATGATTCTGATTTCTCATCAGATGAAAGCATTGATTTTGACTCACCTGAGAAGCCAACCCTGATGTCAAGGTTTCTATGCAAAGGACAGAGTGAAAACCAG AGCTCACCTAGGTTGTCTATCAGGATTGACAATGAAACCGAATCCATCAAGACAAAGAAGTTTCATGTCAGCATTAACCCATGGAAACTCTTGAAGTTTACCAGAGATAAAGCCCTAATGGCAGCTGAGAAAGCCAGGGATAGGCTTCTGAAAGAAAAGCAGACTGGAGAACATAATTCATTGAGACCTCTTCCACTCGAGACAAAATTTGGTCCTTTGATGAATGCAGATAAAAACATGGGCAATGAGGGTTATGGCTCAACACCTTTTATAGCAAAAGGAAAACTTTCTGTATCGCCAGTAAGCTTTTCAAGCCCAAGGAGGAGATTCTCTGCTGGCTCACCAAATGTGTTCTCTAGCAGCATGATGGTGTCTCCACAACACAAATATAGAAGCAGTTTTGACTTGAAGTTAACAGGTGTATCCAGGGAGCTTGAAACACATATTTCAGGGCAGGTTCTTTGTTCAGTTATCAGCAAAGATGGAAGTGAACCATCCCCAAGATAG
- the LOC130716783 gene encoding chitinase 10, producing MVLSLSSIVVSFSSFIFCFTILLHSSSFGAEARYSPITPISSLISKSLFDSIFLHKDDSACPAKNFYTYESYIQASKCFPAFGATGSLTTRKREIAAFLAQISHETTGGWATAPDGPYAWGLCFKEEVSPQSDYCDSTNKEWPCYPGKSYKGRGPIQLSWNYNYGPAGKALGFDGLRNPEIVTNSSLVAFRTSLWFWMTERKPKPSCHNVMIGKYVPTQADIAANRTAGFGLVTNIINGGLECGLSDDGRVNDRIGYFERYAGLFNVDTGPNLDCAYQKSF from the exons ATGGTACTCTCATTGTCCTCCATTGTTGTATCTTTCTCTAGCTTCATATTTTGCTTCACAATCCTGCTTCACTCCTCATCATTTGGAGCTGAAGCACGTTACTCACCCATTACACCAATCTCTTCTCTCATTAGCAAAAGCCTTTTTGATTCAATTTTCCTTCACAAAGATGACTCTGCATGCCCTGCTAAAAACTTCTACACCTATGAGTCTTACATTCAAGCTTCCAAATGCTTCCCTGCATTTGGCGCTACAGGTAGTTTAACCACGCGCAAGCGTGAGATTGCTGCTTTTCTTGCCCAAATTTCACATGAAACCACAGGTGGGTGGGCTACTGCACCTGATGGACCATATGCTTGGGGATTGTGCTTCAAGGAAGAAGTTAGTCCTCAAAGTGATTACTGTGATTCCACCAACAAAGAATGGCCTTGTTATCCAGGGAAAAGTTACAAAGGCAGAGGACCAATTCAACTTTCCTG GAACTACAACTATGGACCAGCTGGGAAGGCTTTGGGATTTGATGGATTGAGAAATCCGGAGATCGTGACCAATAGTTCATTGGTTGCATTTAGAACTTCTCTGTGGTTTTGGATGACGGAGCGAAAGCCGAAACCTTCTTGCCACAATGTGATGATTGGGAAATATGTGCCAACTCAAGCTGACATAGCAGCTAACCGAACTGCAGGGTTTGGTCTGGTGACTAACATCATCAATGGTGGACTTGAGTGTGGGCTTTCTGATGATGGAAGGGTGAATGATCGGATTGGATACTTTGAAAGATATGCAGGGTTGTTTAATGTGGATACAGGTCCTAACTTGGATTGTGCATATCAGAAATCCTTCTAA
- the LOC130716784 gene encoding uncharacterized protein LOC130716784, giving the protein MPSRSSAKAPKKQGNNSNTGGTASLENNSYEGERLTHLLQSIRRETELARRLDGCSLPEKIWLKQQFSIGVNDVTRVLERMEPCAELESSAELIPLIRSNHKAPSVKLQAVLVASDCNPRWLTKHLQSLASSRSVPLIFIRDNKEGSLRLGELVKLKTAVAIGIKVKGSVINKTVEDIIQADA; this is encoded by the exons ATGCCAAGTAGAAGTAGTGCTAAAGCTCCAAAGAAGCAGGGAAACAACTCAAACACAGGAGGAACTGCTTCTCTAGAAAATAA TTCCTATGAAGGAGAACGCCTAACCCATCTGCTCCAATCAATCCGCAG GGAGACTGAATTGGCAAGACGTTTAGATGGATGTTCGTTGCCAGAAAAGATTTGGTTAAAG CAACAATTTTCTATTGGAGTCAATGATGTAACCCGTGTACTTGAGCGCATGGAACCGTGTGCTGAGTTGGAAAGTTCAGCAGAACTCATCCCTTTGATCAGAAGCAATCATAAAGCACCTTCTGTTAAACTTCAG GCTGTGCTTGTTGCTTCTGACTGTAACCCACGATGGCTAACAAAGCATCTACAAAGTTTGGCTTCATCAAGGAGTGTGCCCCTGATATTTATTAGAGATAATAAAGAAGGTTCTTTGAGATTAGGTGAACTTGTCAAATTGAAAACTGCAGTTGCTATTGGAATTAAG GTTAAAGGAAGCGTGATCAATAAAACTGTTGAGGATATTATTCAAGCTGATGCCTGA